From a region of the Pseudodesulfovibrio senegalensis genome:
- a CDS encoding DHH family phosphoesterase — translation MAIFKQLEEQMEALLARFDKDENWLIVINADPDALGSALALRRIMSRRVASVGIGQINEIKRPDNLAMIRYLRIPTRKLIPNLAAQYDKFALVDSQPHHNPEFQDFDFDIIIDHHPILDEHPTQAPFLDIRPKYGATCTMLTEYLYNLKIRPAKLLATALLYGIKSDTRSFERKFIDPDVTAFKWLNKFADTKLLNRISNSEFHLDWMRYFSRAFYNLRRIGQGLFAHAGNVENPDILVIVADFFTRVHGVPWLVVSGVYNDKLVVIFRGDGLRRDMGKYASTLLGDLGSAGGHKGAARAEVDIEALEGEDPEIFMLKKLGKGKRGVIKRI, via the coding sequence ATGGCAATTTTCAAGCAACTTGAAGAGCAGATGGAAGCACTGCTCGCCCGCTTTGACAAAGACGAGAACTGGCTGATCGTCATCAATGCGGACCCGGATGCTCTGGGTTCGGCGCTGGCGCTACGACGAATAATGAGCCGCCGCGTGGCAAGCGTGGGCATCGGGCAGATCAACGAGATCAAGCGACCGGACAACCTGGCCATGATCCGCTATCTGCGCATCCCCACCCGCAAACTGATACCCAACCTCGCGGCCCAGTACGACAAATTCGCGCTGGTGGACTCCCAACCCCACCACAACCCGGAGTTTCAGGACTTCGACTTCGACATCATCATCGACCACCATCCCATACTGGACGAGCATCCCACACAAGCCCCGTTTCTGGACATCCGGCCCAAGTACGGCGCCACCTGCACCATGCTCACCGAATATCTCTACAACCTCAAAATCCGCCCGGCAAAGCTGCTGGCCACGGCCCTGCTCTACGGCATCAAGTCAGACACCCGCAGCTTCGAGCGCAAGTTCATCGACCCGGACGTGACAGCCTTCAAATGGCTGAACAAATTCGCAGACACCAAGCTCCTCAACCGCATCAGCAACAGTGAATTCCATCTGGACTGGATGCGCTATTTTTCCCGCGCCTTCTACAACCTGAGGCGCATCGGACAAGGTCTCTTCGCCCATGCGGGCAACGTGGAGAACCCGGACATTCTCGTCATCGTGGCCGACTTCTTCACACGGGTCCACGGCGTGCCGTGGCTCGTGGTCTCCGGAGTGTACAACGACAAGCTCGTGGTCATCTTCCGGGGCGACGGCCTGCGCCGCGACATGGGCAAATACGCTTCCACACTGCTGGGCGATCTCGGCTCGGCAGGCGGCCACAAGGGCGCGGCCCGGGCCGAGGTGGACATCGAGGCCCTGGAAGGCGAGGACCCGGAAATCTTCATGCTCAAGAAACTGGGCAAGGGCAAACGGGGCGTGATCAAGCGCATCTAG
- a CDS encoding bifunctional adenosylcobinamide kinase/adenosylcobinamide-phosphate guanylyltransferase, producing MITLILGGNKSGKSGFALNLLEKQEKPGLFIATGKAKDLEFRRQINDHRISRTPELEVMEVSLDLPQALRQAKADFSCVLVDSLDYWLFAAREQGSEQDLVRDFVNELKEWEGGDLILVSCEAGLGPLPMSGEVRSFIRALGALNQSCAQLAHQVFMVAAGLPLTLKKV from the coding sequence ATGATTACGCTGATACTCGGTGGAAACAAATCGGGAAAATCCGGTTTTGCCTTGAATTTGCTCGAAAAACAGGAAAAACCGGGTCTGTTCATTGCCACGGGCAAGGCAAAAGACCTTGAATTCCGCCGCCAGATCAATGATCATCGAATTTCCAGAACTCCGGAATTGGAGGTCATGGAAGTTTCGCTGGACTTGCCTCAGGCCCTGAGACAGGCTAAAGCTGATTTTTCGTGCGTACTGGTGGACAGCCTCGACTACTGGCTGTTCGCCGCCCGCGAACAGGGGAGCGAACAAGACCTTGTCCGGGATTTTGTCAATGAACTGAAGGAGTGGGAAGGCGGAGACCTGATACTGGTTTCCTGCGAGGCCGGACTCGGCCCCCTGCCCATGTCCGGGGAAGTCCGGTCCTTCATTCGCGCCCTGGGCGCGTTGAACCAATCCTGTGCGCAGCTTGCGCATCAGGTATTCATGGTTGCGGCAGGGCTGCCGCTGACCCTGAAAAAGGTATAA
- the cbiR gene encoding cobamide remodeling phosphodiesterase CbiR, producing MKKQATNTLRSLNPATRKALGRLKQAPFSVAAPSFVVPDTVCGNARLLAPHFSEIALLLFEARACLDYDETDLAPDLAGLDVDWHVHLPLDLNWGHGGTVGLDSGWKPIAGLLEKVDYLSPRAYVLHPPVSPDLLAPLAARFRDAGVAPGLILLENVHETDLANHWEAAQDAGFRICLDLGHMLHHGQQHLLRLPNIWHNVDMLHIYAPGQGERHESLARLDEQGREMLGHWLQCWETHAVHGTRRCMTLEIFNETKLLESAGLLADWLEQWKVST from the coding sequence ATGAAAAAACAGGCAACAAATACCCTGCGCTCCCTGAATCCGGCCACCCGCAAGGCCCTTGGACGCCTGAAACAGGCACCATTTTCCGTTGCCGCGCCCTCCTTTGTGGTTCCGGACACGGTCTGTGGCAACGCGCGCCTGCTGGCCCCGCATTTTTCCGAAATCGCGCTTTTGCTGTTCGAGGCCCGCGCCTGCCTTGATTATGACGAAACCGACCTTGCGCCCGACCTTGCCGGGCTGGACGTGGATTGGCACGTGCACCTGCCCCTTGACCTGAACTGGGGGCACGGGGGGACCGTCGGCCTTGATTCGGGCTGGAAACCCATTGCCGGCCTGCTGGAAAAAGTTGACTACCTCTCTCCCAGAGCCTATGTGCTCCATCCGCCTGTTTCGCCGGACCTGCTGGCCCCGCTGGCTGCGCGGTTCCGAGACGCAGGCGTGGCGCCGGGCCTCATATTGCTGGAAAACGTGCATGAAACCGATCTGGCGAACCATTGGGAGGCGGCGCAAGATGCGGGATTCCGCATCTGCCTTGATCTGGGGCATATGCTGCACCATGGTCAGCAGCATCTGCTGCGGTTGCCGAACATCTGGCACAACGTGGACATGCTGCACATCTATGCGCCCGGTCAGGGGGAACGGCACGAATCCCTTGCCCGGCTGGACGAACAGGGCCGGGAAATGCTGGGCCACTGGCTGCAATGCTGGGAAACGCACGCCGTCCACGGAACGCGGCGTTGCATGACGCTGGAAATATTCAACGAAACAAAGCTTCTGGAGTCCGCTGGGTTGCTCGCGGACTGGCTCGAACAATGGAAGGTATCCACATGA
- a CDS encoding UvrD-helicase domain-containing protein: protein MERYTADLHIHSRFSRATSKNLNIRSLAAWAKVKGLTVVGTGDFTHPGWLDEIEEQLEDDGSGLLTLRDESGLSEFIPGLDAQPEAKTRFMLQTEISSIYKRGGKTRKVHNLVFMPTVEAVRNFNARLAQVGNLESDGRPILGLDSRNLLEMVLETHPQAFLIPAHIWTPWFSLFGSKSGFDSIKECFDDLSHEIFAMETGLSSDPEMNWTWSELDRIKLISNSDAHSGEKLGREFNIFRGELSYEGIFRALRGEGLGHEFIGTAEFFPEEGKYHMDGHRKCNVSMDPHETAARGGICPVCGKPVTRGVYARILDLADREQPQQPVGAPGFVSLIPLKEILSEVVGVGPGSKKVHGEYVKLVREFGSEVNVLRHVPAEDLKRFNCHLAEGITRMREGRVIRQAGYDGEYGVISVFTPQERDTIKNGATLVAMPDPAQKAEQPAGDAEEDALTCPPLAEPDREATKKISFNPDQQKAIDAGPNPVLVLAGPGTGKTQTLMGRVARILDQGERPRRVLALTFTRRAAQELRERLKATRGENDELPQAGTLHSLCFDYWKHAYSETPVVLSEEAARKLFAETNPDIPSKHVKHYWNRYNLLRERLEDIPDDLFDAHINYGNQKNHWNLLDYTDLLEFMLEQTGAPTFHLPYRHVLVDEVQDLSPLQLAVIKGMAPEKGCGVFCIGDPRQSIYGFRGAADDVHERLREFWPKLEEITLTENYRSGQTILDASHALFPEDTPLAAQQNTDAAIHLFQAPDAVRETTWISDRIRNLIGATSHSLGDATGHGTLSPGDIAVLVRFKALIPPMQKQLTKFGVPVAAPETEAFWTDPRVELILNAAGSFLGLTMVGSEEVLEVPEHVLAKGPVGLSAYLNTMPPFDSFFWESRAFRDLKKNFDERGGWSGLLNWISLQNELELVRRNAEKVQIMTMHAAKGLEFDTVFLPALEEGIMPFAGMDLLTATVTLTPGRGQRFHEERRLLYVGMTRARRNLFLSRADKRSLYGKTLQLPESRYLRELPEALLTRSTLTATKVTKARQMSLLG from the coding sequence ATGGAACGATATACAGCCGACCTGCACATTCATTCTCGTTTCTCCCGGGCCACCAGCAAGAACCTGAACATTCGCTCCCTTGCGGCCTGGGCCAAGGTCAAGGGCCTCACGGTCGTTGGCACGGGCGATTTCACTCATCCCGGCTGGCTCGATGAAATCGAGGAACAGCTCGAGGACGACGGCAGCGGTCTTCTGACCCTGCGCGACGAATCCGGCCTTTCGGAGTTCATTCCCGGGCTTGATGCCCAGCCCGAGGCCAAAACCCGATTCATGCTCCAGACCGAAATCAGTTCCATATACAAACGCGGGGGCAAGACCAGAAAGGTGCACAACCTTGTCTTCATGCCCACGGTCGAAGCGGTCAGGAATTTCAATGCACGGCTGGCGCAGGTGGGCAACCTTGAGTCGGACGGCCGCCCCATCCTCGGACTGGACAGCCGCAACCTGCTGGAAATGGTTTTGGAAACGCATCCGCAGGCATTCCTTATTCCCGCGCACATCTGGACACCATGGTTCTCCCTGTTCGGCTCCAAATCGGGCTTCGACTCCATAAAAGAATGCTTCGACGACCTTTCCCACGAGATATTCGCCATGGAAACCGGTCTTTCCTCGGACCCGGAAATGAACTGGACCTGGAGCGAACTGGACCGCATCAAGCTCATTTCCAACTCGGACGCCCATTCCGGGGAAAAACTCGGCCGCGAGTTCAATATATTCCGGGGTGAGCTGTCCTATGAAGGCATCTTCCGCGCATTGCGCGGCGAAGGGCTGGGCCACGAATTCATCGGCACGGCCGAATTCTTCCCGGAAGAAGGCAAATACCATATGGACGGGCACCGCAAGTGCAACGTTTCCATGGACCCGCACGAGACCGCGGCCCGGGGTGGTATCTGCCCGGTGTGCGGCAAGCCCGTGACCCGCGGCGTGTACGCCCGCATCCTCGACCTTGCGGACCGCGAGCAGCCCCAGCAGCCCGTGGGCGCGCCCGGTTTCGTCTCGCTCATTCCGCTCAAGGAAATACTTTCGGAAGTGGTCGGCGTGGGGCCCGGCTCCAAGAAAGTGCATGGCGAATACGTCAAGCTGGTGCGTGAATTCGGCTCCGAGGTCAACGTGCTGCGCCACGTGCCGGCCGAAGACCTCAAACGCTTCAACTGCCATCTGGCCGAGGGCATCACCCGCATGCGCGAGGGCCGGGTCATCCGTCAGGCCGGATACGACGGCGAATACGGCGTGATCTCGGTTTTCACCCCGCAGGAACGGGATACGATCAAAAACGGGGCCACGCTGGTGGCCATGCCTGATCCGGCCCAAAAGGCCGAACAACCGGCCGGAGACGCGGAAGAAGACGCCCTGACCTGCCCGCCCCTTGCCGAGCCGGACCGCGAGGCAACCAAGAAGATTTCATTCAACCCGGACCAGCAAAAAGCCATCGACGCCGGGCCGAACCCCGTGCTGGTGCTGGCCGGGCCGGGAACCGGCAAGACCCAGACCCTCATGGGCCGGGTGGCCCGCATCCTCGATCAGGGCGAACGCCCGCGCCGGGTGCTGGCACTGACATTCACCCGCCGGGCCGCGCAGGAGCTGCGCGAACGCCTCAAGGCCACGCGCGGGGAAAATGACGAACTGCCGCAGGCAGGAACCCTGCATTCCCTGTGTTTCGACTACTGGAAGCACGCCTACAGCGAAACCCCGGTGGTGCTTTCCGAGGAGGCTGCCAGAAAGCTCTTTGCCGAAACCAACCCGGACATTCCCTCCAAGCACGTCAAGCACTACTGGAACCGCTACAATCTCCTGCGCGAACGGCTCGAAGACATTCCGGACGACCTCTTTGACGCGCACATCAATTACGGCAACCAGAAAAACCACTGGAACCTGCTGGACTACACCGACCTGCTCGAATTCATGCTCGAACAGACCGGTGCACCCACTTTTCACCTGCCCTACCGCCATGTGCTGGTGGACGAGGTGCAGGACCTCAGCCCCCTGCAACTGGCGGTCATCAAGGGGATGGCCCCGGAAAAGGGCTGCGGAGTGTTCTGCATCGGCGATCCCCGCCAGTCCATCTACGGATTCCGTGGCGCAGCCGACGATGTACACGAACGGCTCCGGGAGTTCTGGCCGAAGCTCGAGGAAATCACCCTCACGGAAAACTACCGTTCGGGCCAGACCATACTGGATGCCTCCCACGCCCTGTTCCCTGAAGACACGCCGCTGGCAGCCCAGCAGAACACGGACGCGGCCATCCATCTTTTCCAGGCACCGGACGCCGTACGCGAAACAACGTGGATCAGCGACCGCATCCGCAACCTGATCGGCGCCACCAGCCATTCGCTGGGCGACGCCACGGGCCACGGCACCCTCAGCCCGGGGGACATCGCCGTTCTGGTGCGCTTCAAGGCCCTGATCCCGCCCATGCAGAAACAGCTGACCAAATTCGGGGTTCCGGTGGCTGCGCCGGAAACCGAGGCGTTCTGGACCGACCCGCGCGTGGAGTTGATACTGAACGCGGCCGGAAGCTTCCTCGGCCTGACCATGGTGGGCAGCGAGGAAGTGCTGGAAGTGCCGGAACACGTGCTGGCCAAGGGTCCTGTGGGACTTTCCGCCTACCTGAACACCATGCCGCCCTTTGATTCCTTTTTCTGGGAAAGCCGAGCCTTCCGCGATCTGAAAAAGAATTTCGACGAGCGCGGCGGATGGTCCGGGCTGCTGAACTGGATCAGTCTCCAGAACGAACTGGAACTGGTGCGGCGCAACGCGGAAAAGGTACAGATAATGACCATGCACGCGGCCAAGGGACTGGAGTTCGACACCGTATTCCTGCCCGCACTGGAAGAGGGCATCATGCCCTTTGCGGGCATGGATCTGCTCACGGCCACCGTGACACTCACCCCGGGACGGGGTCAGCGTTTTCACGAAGAACGACGCCTGCTCTACGTGGGCATGACCCGGGCGCGCAGAAACCTGTTCCTGAGCCGGGCCGACAAACGTTCACTCTACGGCAAGACATTGCAGTTGCCGGAATCGAGATATTTGCGGGAATTGCCCGAAGCGTTGCTGACCCGGTCGACCCTCACCGCAACCAAGGTCACCAAGGCAAGGCAGATGAGCCTGCTGGGCTAG
- a CDS encoding GNAT family N-acetyltransferase: MPQPTIRTARPDDLTACIEIETVSFPPDEAASPASIEKRITSYAQGFLVAEQAGRVIGQINSGSTSKNDITDEAFKQLVGHDPNGTALVIFSLSVLPQFRHQGVAAALMDRFIAEARAMGKQRILLLCKERLVPFYRRFDYVDAGLSASTHGGSAWHEMRLEL, encoded by the coding sequence ATGCCGCAACCGACCATACGCACCGCCCGACCGGACGACCTGACCGCCTGCATCGAAATCGAAACCGTCAGCTTCCCGCCGGACGAAGCCGCATCGCCCGCCAGCATTGAAAAACGCATCACTTCGTATGCACAGGGTTTTCTGGTGGCCGAACAGGCCGGTCGCGTGATCGGCCAGATCAACAGCGGATCCACCAGCAAAAACGACATCACGGACGAGGCTTTCAAACAACTCGTGGGCCACGACCCGAACGGGACGGCGCTGGTCATCTTCTCACTTTCGGTGTTGCCGCAATTCCGGCATCAAGGCGTAGCCGCGGCACTCATGGATCGCTTCATTGCCGAAGCCCGGGCCATGGGCAAACAACGCATCCTGCTTTTGTGCAAGGAAAGGCTTGTGCCGTTTTACCGCCGTTTCGACTATGTGGACGCCGGTCTTTCCGCCTCCACCCACGGCGGCTCGGCCTGGCACGAAATGCGCCTGGAACTCTGA
- a CDS encoding efflux RND transporter periplasmic adaptor subunit, which produces MGRLAFWRLFGAVLLCVLVGVAPAMADDAKKGGPPPSTVVTGKVTSGKVAPQVEYIGTVYFHERSDVASEVDGKAVAIEVDSGQRVAKGDVLVRLSTDLHDKRIANARALMEQARADYELARLDDQRKSKLFKSRSVSEGEYDNSRLGAMAAQRKYHALRVTLDRLNLLRDKAFIRAPYDGVILEREVNRGEWVSTGSTVISMGRDDRFDVQVNVPSGSAGVIRQGLAVKVDVGGRTLDGKVYAVVPRGDVSTRTFPIKIKVMNPGFLAEGMEARVSLPSGFANKTLVVPRDAVIAARGNTVVWAVLDGKAVPVPVRVVGYRGLEAGVTAEKLAEGMDVVIKGNERLRPGQPVVITNK; this is translated from the coding sequence ATGGGACGTTTGGCATTTTGGCGCCTTTTCGGGGCGGTATTGTTGTGTGTGCTTGTCGGCGTTGCCCCGGCAATGGCCGATGACGCGAAAAAAGGCGGTCCGCCTCCCAGCACGGTGGTCACGGGCAAGGTGACCTCCGGCAAGGTCGCCCCTCAGGTGGAATACATCGGCACCGTCTATTTTCACGAGCGGTCGGACGTTGCTTCCGAGGTGGACGGCAAGGCCGTGGCCATTGAGGTGGATTCGGGCCAGCGCGTGGCCAAGGGCGATGTGCTGGTGCGTCTGTCCACGGACCTGCATGACAAGCGCATCGCCAATGCGCGGGCACTCATGGAACAGGCCAGGGCCGACTATGAGCTGGCCCGCCTTGACGATCAGCGCAAGTCAAAGCTTTTCAAGAGCCGTTCGGTTTCCGAGGGCGAATATGACAACTCCCGGCTGGGGGCCATGGCTGCCCAGCGCAAATATCATGCGCTCAGGGTCACGCTGGACCGACTGAATCTTTTGCGTGACAAGGCCTTTATTCGCGCACCGTATGACGGCGTCATCCTGGAGCGTGAAGTGAACCGCGGAGAATGGGTCAGTACGGGCAGTACCGTGATTTCCATGGGTCGCGATGACCGTTTCGACGTGCAGGTCAACGTGCCGTCCGGTTCAGCCGGCGTGATTCGGCAGGGGCTTGCGGTCAAGGTCGACGTGGGCGGCAGGACCCTTGACGGCAAGGTCTACGCCGTGGTTCCCCGCGGCGATGTTTCCACGCGTACGTTCCCCATCAAGATCAAGGTCATGAATCCCGGCTTTCTGGCCGAGGGCATGGAGGCGCGCGTTTCACTGCCTTCCGGTTTTGCCAACAAGACGCTGGTGGTCCCGCGCGACGCGGTCATTGCCGCGCGCGGCAACACGGTGGTCTGGGCCGTGCTGGACGGCAAGGCCGTGCCCGTGCCCGTTCGGGTCGTGGGGTACCGGGGGCTTGAGGCGGGCGTGACCGCGGAAAAGCTGGCCGAAGGCATGGACGTGGTTATCAAGGGCAACGAACGCCTCAGGCCGGGCCAGCCGGTCGTCATTACCAACAAGTAG
- a CDS encoding efflux RND transporter permease subunit translates to MDIVKAAIEKPVAVLVGVILVVLFGMISLYGLPYQLTPNVTQPEITVTTTWTGASPKEIERDIVEEQEDVLKGVANLTEMESSSYSSRAELTLTFKIGTDIDSALLRVSNKLDEVPDYPDGVDRPVISASGASASPVIWMILKQREGSDVNVQHQLTFFEDEVRQYLERVDGVADLFIGGGQENEMQVIVDPRKMAAYNLTTAKLISVLNNENISVSAGSLGVGRRDFRIRTPADLDTPEKIADTVISSSGQFRVRIRDVGEVRMGHEKPTVAMMYNGDPGIVVGVKPEPGTNVLDMTDEVNKVVRELNEGVLKDHGVYLDWTYDQRPYINGAIDLVQQNILIGGLLAVVVLFVFLQSMSATVIVAVSIPISIIGAFIIFGAAGRSLNVVSMAGISFAVGMLVDNAIVVLENIDRHRNMGKGPFEAAYDGASEVWGAVLASTLTTVAVFLPVVFMEQEAGQLFKDIAIAVTCAIFLSLFVSVLVIPMMARFFYSFAARRRKPDAGSGEAPREKTAKRLLKPLTRIGARISDWLMGLLKLSLRDWKTQVATIAILTSASVLLVLVFFPKMEYLPQGNRNLVLNIMVPPPGLSFEERSDIGKHVFAQTRPHMNKDVDGIPGIKSIFFVSAPTINLFGAISNHEQRAGELTPFFNGILNSIPGMFGVSIQASVFESGIGEGRNISVDISGSKLDSIVAAAGTMFGMARQEIPGAQIRPIPSLEMLYPEIRFHPRRDRVRAAGLSSRDMAVAVDVILDGRKIGDYKAKDKKKIDMVLKASEKEIATPEDLYAALVATPQGWAVPLSSLATMERAYGLNEIRHLERKRTITLQITPPANVPLQQAMETVENKLVPAVRQMGLLDGLEVRLSGAADKLTVTREAMQWNFLLALVITYLLMAALFENFAYPFIILFTVPLAGAGGFLGLRLENWFIAPQPLDILTMLGFVILIGVVVNNAILIVHQSLNNVREAGMEYREAVLEATRTRLRPIYMSATTSVFGMLPLAVAPGPGSELYRGLGSVVLGGLALSTVFTVFVIPSLLMFFLGMEKPGGKAAN, encoded by the coding sequence ATGGATATCGTCAAAGCAGCCATCGAAAAGCCCGTTGCCGTGCTCGTGGGCGTGATTCTTGTGGTCCTGTTCGGGATGATTTCGCTCTACGGCCTGCCGTATCAGCTTACGCCCAACGTGACCCAGCCGGAAATCACGGTCACCACCACATGGACCGGGGCCTCGCCCAAGGAGATCGAGCGCGACATTGTCGAGGAACAGGAGGACGTGCTCAAGGGCGTGGCCAACCTTACGGAAATGGAGAGCTCCTCCTACAGCAGCCGTGCGGAATTGACCCTGACCTTCAAGATCGGCACGGACATCGACAGTGCATTGTTGCGAGTTTCCAACAAGCTGGACGAAGTGCCCGATTATCCGGACGGGGTCGACCGGCCTGTCATATCGGCTTCGGGCGCGTCCGCGTCGCCGGTGATTTGGATGATTCTCAAGCAGCGCGAGGGCAGTGACGTCAACGTGCAGCATCAGTTGACCTTTTTCGAGGACGAGGTGCGCCAGTACCTTGAGCGCGTGGACGGCGTGGCCGACCTGTTCATTGGCGGCGGGCAGGAAAACGAGATGCAGGTCATTGTGGATCCGCGCAAGATGGCCGCCTACAACCTGACCACCGCCAAACTCATCTCCGTGCTCAATAACGAGAACATTTCTGTTTCCGCGGGAAGCCTCGGCGTGGGACGGCGGGATTTCCGCATCCGTACGCCCGCCGACCTGGATACGCCGGAAAAGATCGCCGATACCGTGATTTCGTCGTCGGGTCAGTTCCGCGTCCGTATTCGCGACGTGGGTGAAGTGCGCATGGGGCATGAAAAGCCCACCGTGGCCATGATGTACAACGGCGACCCCGGCATCGTGGTGGGCGTGAAGCCCGAGCCCGGAACCAACGTGCTGGACATGACCGACGAGGTCAACAAGGTGGTCCGGGAGCTCAACGAGGGCGTGCTCAAGGACCACGGCGTCTACCTTGACTGGACCTATGACCAGCGGCCCTACATCAATGGCGCCATCGATCTGGTGCAGCAGAACATCCTCATCGGCGGTCTTTTGGCCGTGGTGGTGCTGTTCGTGTTTTTGCAGAGCATGAGCGCCACGGTCATCGTGGCCGTGTCCATTCCCATATCCATCATCGGCGCATTCATCATTTTCGGGGCTGCCGGACGTTCTCTGAACGTGGTTTCCATGGCGGGAATTTCCTTTGCCGTGGGCATGCTCGTGGACAATGCCATTGTGGTGCTGGAAAATATCGACCGTCACCGCAACATGGGCAAGGGGCCCTTTGAAGCCGCCTATGACGGGGCCAGCGAGGTCTGGGGTGCGGTGTTGGCCTCCACCCTGACCACGGTGGCCGTGTTCCTGCCCGTGGTGTTCATGGAGCAGGAGGCCGGGCAGCTGTTCAAGGACATCGCCATTGCGGTCACCTGCGCGATTTTCCTGTCGCTGTTCGTGTCCGTGTTGGTCATTCCCATGATGGCCCGGTTTTTCTATTCATTCGCGGCCCGGCGCAGGAAGCCGGACGCCGGTTCCGGTGAAGCCCCCCGGGAAAAGACGGCCAAGCGGCTTCTCAAGCCTCTGACCCGTATCGGTGCACGCATTTCCGATTGGCTCATGGGACTGCTGAAGCTCTCTCTTCGGGACTGGAAGACGCAGGTGGCGACCATTGCCATCCTGACCTCGGCTTCGGTGCTGCTGGTGCTGGTGTTTTTTCCCAAGATGGAATATCTGCCGCAAGGCAACCGCAACCTGGTGCTGAACATAATGGTTCCGCCACCGGGACTTTCCTTTGAGGAGCGCAGCGACATCGGCAAGCATGTCTTCGCGCAGACCAGACCCCACATGAACAAGGATGTGGACGGGATCCCGGGCATCAAGAGCATTTTCTTTGTTTCCGCACCGACCATCAACCTGTTCGGCGCCATTTCCAACCATGAACAGCGGGCCGGTGAACTCACGCCGTTTTTCAATGGCATCCTCAATTCCATCCCCGGCATGTTCGGGGTCTCCATTCAGGCTTCGGTTTTCGAGAGCGGCATCGGTGAGGGGCGCAACATCTCCGTGGACATCAGCGGCTCCAAGCTCGATTCCATCGTGGCCGCGGCAGGAACCATGTTCGGCATGGCGCGCCAGGAGATTCCCGGTGCCCAGATCCGCCCGATTCCCTCGCTGGAAATGCTCTATCCCGAGATCCGTTTTCATCCGCGGCGTGACCGGGTGCGTGCGGCCGGTCTTTCTTCGCGGGACATGGCTGTTGCCGTGGACGTGATTCTGGATGGCAGGAAGATCGGCGACTACAAGGCCAAGGACAAGAAAAAGATCGACATGGTGCTCAAGGCTTCGGAAAAGGAAATTGCCACTCCAGAGGACCTGTATGCGGCCCTGGTGGCCACCCCGCAGGGCTGGGCCGTGCCTCTTTCGTCTCTGGCAACCATGGAGCGGGCATACGGCCTCAACGAAATTCGCCATCTGGAACGAAAGCGTACCATTACCTTGCAGATAACCCCGCCCGCCAACGTCCCCCTGCAGCAGGCCATGGAAACCGTAGAGAACAAGCTGGTCCCGGCAGTGCGCCAGATGGGGCTTCTGGACGGCCTCGAGGTCCGGCTTTCGGGCGCGGCGGACAAGCTGACCGTGACCCGCGAGGCCATGCAGTGGAATTTCCTGCTGGCCCTTGTCATCACCTATCTGCTCATGGCCGCCCTGTTCGAGAATTTTGCCTACCCGTTCATCATCCTGTTCACCGTGCCGCTGGCCGGTGCGGGAGGATTCCTGGGGTTGCGGCTGGAAAACTGGTTCATTGCGCCGCAGCCGCTGGACATCCTGACCATGCTCGGATTCGTCATTCTCATAGGCGTCGTGGTCAACAACGCCATCCTCATCGTGCACCAGTCCCTGAACAACGTGCGCGAGGCGGGCATGGAATACAGGGAAGCGGTTCTGGAGGCCACGCGCACCCGACTGCGGCCCATCTACATGTCCGCCACCACCTCGGTGTTCGGCATGCTGCCGCTGGCCGTGGCCCCCGGCCCCGGTTCCGAATTGTATCGCGGACTCGGTTCCGTGGTGCTGGGCGGATTGGCTCTCTCCACGGTGTTCACGGTTTTCGTGATTCCCTCGTTGCTGATGTTTTTCCTCGGCATGGAAAAGCCGGGAGGCAAGGCCGCAAACTGA
- a CDS encoding late competence development ComFB family protein — translation MTRSIPMVNGVDLSGIRNRNEARVAAQMAEVLQDDYQDYILDPLDIEDIYALALNLLPARYTQRGSIVLHKKPTDHEVRETIRDAADKVLQNPTRASGKE, via the coding sequence ATGACCAGAAGCATACCGATGGTGAACGGGGTGGATCTTTCGGGCATCCGCAACCGCAACGAGGCGCGCGTTGCCGCGCAGATGGCCGAAGTGCTGCAGGACGACTATCAGGACTACATCCTGGACCCGCTCGACATTGAAGACATATACGCGCTGGCCCTCAACCTCCTGCCCGCCCGCTACACGCAACGGGGCAGCATCGTGCTGCACAAGAAACCCACGGACCATGAAGTCAGGGAAACCATTCGCGACGCCGCGGACAAGGTTCTGCAAAACCCGACACGAGCCAGCGGCAAAGAGTGA